In Rana temporaria chromosome 3, aRanTem1.1, whole genome shotgun sequence, a single window of DNA contains:
- the RGMA gene encoding repulsive guidance molecule A, with translation MKPTRARIVVKARAGWMGMGRGAGPKALGLFKILTVVLCSLHTVVGSSCRILKCNSEFWLTTSNSHHHIGAEDPVEVCTAIRSYAHCTRRTARYCRGDLAYHSAVHGIDDLMIQHNCSKDGPTSQPRVRTPPPWDSQERSDSPEVCNYEKNFHRHASAQNYTHCGLFGDPHLRTFSDTFQTCKIQGAWPLIDNNYLNVQVTNTPVHPGSAATATSKITIIFKNFQECVDQKVYQAEMDELPAAFIDGSKNGGDKSGANSLKIIEKVSGQHIEIQAKYIGTTIVVRQVGRYLTFAVRMPEEVVNAVEDKENQGLYLCLHGCPQNQQIDFRTFHTQTPETGLLRRGPPFTPQMAGAKCKEKLPVEDLYFHSCVFDLLTTGDVNFTLAAYYAFEDVKLLHSNKDKIHLYERTTDLGPGNSAPRLGLEVVKLIVALVFVSVLL, from the exons TGGTTGGCTCCTCGTGCAGAATTCTGAAGTGTAACTCCGAGTTCTGGTTAACAACATCAAACTCCCATCACCACATAGGCGCAGAGGACCCTGTGGAGGTTTGCACAGCGATAAGGTCCTACGCCCATTGCACGCGCCGCACTGCCCGCTATTGTAGAGGAGACTTGGCTTACCATTCAGCTGTCCATGGCATTGATGACCTCATGATCCAACACAACTGTTCGAAAGATGGCCCGACCTCTCAACCTCGTGTACGCACTCCACCTCCATGGGACAGCCAGGAAAGGTCTGACAGCCCTGAGGTCTGTAATTACGAGAAGAATTTTCACCGGCATGCTTCAGCCCAAAATTACACCCACTGCGGACTCTTTGGGGATCCCCATCTTAGGACGTTTTCGGACACTTTCCAGACCTGCAAAatacagggggcatggcctcTTATAGACAATAATTACTTGAACGTGCAAGTTACCAACACTCCTGTTCATCCAGGGTCTGCTGCAACTGCTACAAGCAAG ATCACAATAATCTTCAAGAACTTCCAGGAGTGTGTAGACCAGAAGGTCTACCAAGCTGAAATGGATGAGCTTCCTGCAGCTTTTATAGATGGATCCAAGAATGGTGGAGATAAGAGTGGAGCAAACAGCTTGAAAATTATTGAGAAGGTTTCTGGGCAGCACATAGAGATTCAAGCCAAATACATTGGGACTACCATAGTGGTTCGACAAGTCGGCCGCTACCTAACCTTTGCAGTGCGTATGCCTGAGGAGGTGGTGAATGCCGTCGAGGACAAAGAAAACCAGGGACTTTACCTTTGTCTTCATGGCTGCCCTCAGAACCAGCAAATTGACTTCCGAACCTTTCACACTCAAACCCCAGAGACTGGCTTGTTGAGACGCGGGCCACCATTTACTCCTCAGATGGCAGGAGCCAAGTGTAAGGAGAAGCTTCCAGTAGAAGACCTCTACTTTCACTCCTGTGTGTTTGACCTCCTTACTACAGGAGATGTGAATTTCACTCTAGCTGCTTATTATGCCTTCGAGGATGTAAAGTTACTACACTCCAATAAGGACAAAATTCATCTGTATGAAAGGACCACAGACTTGGGGCCTGGCAATTCTGCTCCTCGGTTAGGCCTAGAGGTGGTCAAGCTAATCGTGGCGTTGGTGTTTGTTTCAGTGTTGCTGTAA